The Elaeis guineensis isolate ETL-2024a chromosome 5, EG11, whole genome shotgun sequence DNA segment gagagaaggggggagagggagggggagatagaggaaaaaaaaggaaggcCGGCGATGGCCACCGGAGGGCCGTGGAGGCCCTCAGATGACCTAACCGTGGAGGAAGAGCaaacaagagagagagatagagaggaagggagggagggagggagggaaacAAAAGGATGGGAAGGTAGTGAGGAGGCCAGGCAGTGGTTGCCGAAGGGCAGCGAAGGCCCCTGGAAGGCCAGAATCCTCCCCCTTATTTCAAACAAGCGGAAGCTGCAGGGAGGAGGGGGATTCCAGCCTTTCAAGGGCCTCCACGGTCCTTCGGCGGCCACCATCGGcatccccctccttctctctctctctctctctctctctctctctcttttcctctctttccctccgtGGTTCAGTCATCCGAGGGCCTCAGCAACCTCGACAGGCAACTGTCGGCTTTTTCCTTtacttctctctcccttctcttcctctcttcccttctctctccctctgttTTCATTGGTATTTCGAATTGAACGACCAAACCACAATAGTAGGCTGCTGGTATGGTTCGAGGAACCTTACCTTCAACTTTATAACTGTCTGAAAGAATTCAACATAACTACATGGCAATCACACAGCATATGTCTTCAACTTATCTATAGTTTAATTTATTTGCGGTCATCATTCATGACCTTCCTTTTCTTATGACAGCAGAGTATATGCTCTAAGTTTTCTAACTCTCATTTTGACCAGGCAACTCATTTCCATGTTCACCTTCTTGTTTAAGTTATTGAAAATCTGATACCATGACCAAGCATTTATTCATGTTGTTAATTGCACATAAAATGGGTGTTGGTGCTTTGGAACTTTATTGTCACTAAACACTTCACATAACTGGGAAATAATGGGAAAACAAAAGGCAGTATAATACAACAACAGAAATACCAAAAAGGTAGTTAGAAGATGGCTGCCATTAAATAGGATTTAAAAACAAAGTTCTGCATTATGCAATTCTTAGACAACTATTCTGAGAAATTCTGCGACTCCAAGAGAGAATTCACCCACTACACAAACAACAAATCACAAACACCAAGGAGCATTGTTGCAAATGCCAAACATGATTTTGACTGTGCAAAATGTATGCAAAGAAGTGGTGCTGGTCCCTGGTATATGCGCGCCATAGCCAAAACCGACAAGCCATATACCAATTAGGCATGTGCATCATTTCTGCATCCGTTATGAATGGacatgaagaaaagaaaacataTTCAAAgttttcttttagaaaaaaaaatggaaaaaggaTAAGAAAGCAGTTCTGCTTGAAGGTATCGCAATATGAATTCTAATCTCTGTTCTACACGTAAGGCTGATGAAAGGAGAAGCATCACATAAGGTAAAGCTCTCTGCAAGGTAAAATTTCTGATTACTTACCTATATAGTCAAAAACATCCAAACCAAAACAATATATATATCTACGCTTTTCGCCTCCGTCCACCTCTGCCACATGAATGACCACCTCCTCTCACATTAGGCTTTCTGCCATGAACAGATGAACTCCCAAAATTGAATTGCAGTGGAGGCAGCATCCCAGCATGAAGAATAGctggtgaatgttgtgggtgaCTCTGTCGATTACATAGCCCTGAACCTCCTTGTGCAGATACATTGCCTTGCCCAGATGATGTTTGACTAATGCCAACTCGCCCAACCAGCAAAGGAGCCACGGGACCAGCAAAGACATTTAATGGCCTGAATGGCCACATGTTGGTAGAAGCTGCAAATAGAGGAACAAACTGCTGCTGCTGAGATGGCATCACATTCATATTACCATTAGAAGCCTGATTTTGATGCTGCTGATCATGAACATGGCTTCTCAGCTGCCGCCTAGGTGAGGCATTCATCTGAAATCCGCCCATAGCAGCATCCAGCTGCTGCTGTGGTGGCATTCCAGAGGCCTGAACAGCATTTGGCTGCTGTTGCAGTGAAAGTGGCATTCCATAAGGCCAGAAAGCATTTGGCCGCTGCTGAGGTGGCAAACCATGAGCCCAAATAGCATTTGGTTGCTGCTGTAAAAACTGGTGAGATATACAAGGAGGACAACCACCTGAATTAATTGCTTGGGGAACTGCTGGAACTATCGGAGAAGCACTTATACATGCACTCCCAGCTCCCAAATAATATGAACCCCTTCCATAAGCAGAATTGTTTGCACCTAAAGATGCCAGAGGGCCTGAAACTCCAGGTGGCAGCTGGTTCATGACCACTGGACCACGAGGGAGCAAAGGTCTCAAGCCTTTCCGATGCTCAGTGCCCTTAGATTTAGTCTTTTTCCTTCTGGATGCATTCTGTCGATTCCCTTCTCTCTTATCATCAGCCCCTCTCTTTTCTTGGTGCAGAGATCTCTTGTATTCAGCTTCCTTCTCATCATCTGAGAATTCCACCTGCTCAGTGATCTCCTCATCATTCTCACCTGATGCATCATAACCTTTCTTATATAGATCCTTCACACTGAGAATGTTATTGGCAAATTCCATGACAAATGAGACAGCAGTGCCTTCACGGATTCCAACTGGGACATCTTTCTCAGAATTGTACCTGACAACATAGTAAGGGCATTTTACAGGTCCAAATATCTCATCCACGAGTCCTAATGGGGACCTCGTATCTGTTATCCAAAGAATAGAACGCTCATTAAGAGGGTTGTGATTCACTGAACCCTCAACAATAACTTTGGTGCCCAGCATCTgaaaaacaaaggaaaacaagatcttcaaatcaGAATAGACATCAAGAATTCAGAGGAGTGGCAGCACTGAGTAGGATTAGCTTTcactgacttgaaattcaatcaaAATCAAGAACAAAGAAAATAACAATAACAACATATGGAAACAAATGCATCAGCTAAGTTACACAGAAATGAAATAGTACAAAAGAATGATGATATTTAGGAATAGAAACGGAAG contains these protein-coding regions:
- the LOC105045412 gene encoding uncharacterized protein → MDCKSNPEPSGNPSSIADGAGAGAGVGEPNPSRESLAIEPGRDPLLGDEANVSNQDGSDRKSADLELAGEGNGAAAVNPNGARSKSLELGSTIDRKMENVSLMGPSDAADSKEDGSGVSMAVNGAPVDPGVDVSTQRSKGDGSTGVSSATDSKMEGEGDGADSGEDSCEAESEESEGDDSSSEESSSSSSEEEDEEGDSQDSEDKEDQDEELVVGSDDEDEVAKRTIRSKHELEVLPPVPPLEVTLEPHHQLLPVGTISAMLGTKVIVEGSVNHNPLNERSILWITDTRSPLGLVDEIFGPVKCPYYVVRYNSEKDVPVGIREGTAVSFVMEFANNILSVKDLYKKGYDASGENDEEITEQVEFSDDEKEAEYKRSLHQEKRGADDKREGNRQNASRRKKTKSKGTEHRKGLRPLLPRGPVVMNQLPPGVSGPLASLGANNSAYGRGSYYLGAGSACISASPIVPAVPQAINSGGCPPCISHQFLQQQPNAIWAHGLPPQQRPNAFWPYGMPLSLQQQPNAVQASGMPPQQQLDAAMGGFQMNASPRRQLRSHVHDQQHQNQASNGNMNVMPSQQQQFVPLFAASTNMWPFRPLNVFAGPVAPLLVGRVGISQTSSGQGNVSAQGGSGLCNRQSHPQHSPAILHAGMLPPLQFNFGSSSVHGRKPNVRGGGHSCGRGGRRRKA